The following coding sequences are from one Nicotiana tabacum cultivar K326 chromosome 1, ASM71507v2, whole genome shotgun sequence window:
- the LOC107814920 gene encoding protein EMSY-LIKE 3 isoform X2, with protein sequence MDYEPYDSSGTDDDLPPSHQNRIPRGGGRITGNGRSAVIGSVPYPRMYGETDMEAQIHQLEQEAYSSVLRAFKAQADAITWEKESLITELRKELRLSNEEHRELLARVNNDDAIRRIREWRQSGGHQSGMLGGGQSVHDPIPSPSISASRKKQKIGPSLPSQSFAGPSPTFLPPVVTAANQPFSSAAKRGPIAGPKGKKHKSGQMMPGASSMKYPTPGPSGRAQLGNRFSEPAEAASSDPLVGRKVRTRWPDDNNFYEAVITDYNPAEGRHALVYDMGTANETWEWVNLAEISPEDIQWEGEDPGISHHGNYGGSGHVMSRSGGHDSAPGAGRGRGLTKAQSRKDFLISQNGIGKKGSDDIQLLHTDTLIKEVERIFGAGHPDPLEVEKAKKVLKEHEQALLDAISRLGELSDGESDERHFMHGQAMHRE encoded by the exons ATGGACTACGAGCCGTATGATAGCAGTG GAACTGATGATGATCTTCCTCCATCACATCAAAATAGGATTCCAAGAGGTGGTGGTCGAATTACTGGAAATGGAAGATCTGCTGTCATTGGTTCTGTCCCCTACCCGAGAATGTACGGAGAAACAGATATGGAGGCCCAAATTCATCAACTTGAGCAAGAAGCATACAGCTCGGTTCTGAGAGCCTTTAAAGCTCAAGCTGATGCCATTACATGG GAGAAAGAAAGTTTGATAACCGAGTTAAGAAAAGAGTTACGGTTGTCCAATGAAGAACATAGAGAACTTCTTGCTAGAGTTAATAATGATGATGCCATCAGAAGAATAAG GGAGTGGAGGCAATCTGGTGGGCATCAATCTGGTATGCTTGGTGGTGGTCAATCTGTTCATGATCCAATACCCAGCCCCTCCATTTCAGCTTCACGGAAGAAACAGAAGATTGGCCCATCTTTACCTTCTCAATCCTTTGCTGGACCATCTCCTACTTTTCTTCCACCTGTGGTGACTGCTGCAAACCAGCCATTTTCATCCGCTGCCAAGAGAGGACCTATTGCGGGGCCGAAGGGGAAAAAACATAAATCT GGCCAAATGATGCCTGGTGCGTCTTCAATGAAGTACCCTACTCCTGGTCCTTCAGGAAGAGCCCAACTCGGTAATCGGTTTTCTGAACCTGCTGAGGCAGCATCATCTGATCCATTGGTTGGAAGGAAAGTGAGGACTAGATGGCCTGATGACAATAATTTTTATGAAGCAGTTATAACTGATTATAATCCAGCTGAG GGTAGACATGCTCTTGTTTATGACATGGGTACTGCAAATGAGACATGGGAATGGGTCAACCttgctgag ATTTCTCCTGAGGATATTCAGTGGGAGGGCGAAGACCCTGGAATTTCTCATCATGGAAATTATGGTGGATCAGGTCATGTCATGAGTAGATCTGGTGGACATGATAGTGCTCCAGGTGCAGGGAGAGGTAGGGGGTTGACTAAAGCCCAATCCAGAAAAGATTTTCTAATATCACAGAATGGCATAGGAAAGAAAGGATCTGATGATATTCAGTTACTTCATACTGATACACTGATCAAAGAG GTGGAGAGGATCTTTGGTGCTGGCCATCCAGATCCTCTCGAGGTTGAGAAGGCAAAGAAAGTGCTGAAG GAGCATGAACAAGCACTGCTAGATGCCATTTCAAGGCTTGGAGAGTTATCTGATGGTGAAAGTG ATGAACGTCATTTCATGCATGGACAAGCAATGCATCGGGAGTGA
- the LOC107814920 gene encoding protein EMSY-LIKE 3 isoform X1: MIYTVYCKVGQLNLLVRLWNYINFDFMRIPRGGGRITGNGRSAVIGSVPYPRMYGETDMEAQIHQLEQEAYSSVLRAFKAQADAITWEKESLITELRKELRLSNEEHRELLARVNNDDAIRRIREWRQSGGHQSGMLGGGQSVHDPIPSPSISASRKKQKIGPSLPSQSFAGPSPTFLPPVVTAANQPFSSAAKRGPIAGPKGKKHKSGQMMPGASSMKYPTPGPSGRAQLGNRFSEPAEAASSDPLVGRKVRTRWPDDNNFYEAVITDYNPAEGRHALVYDMGTANETWEWVNLAEISPEDIQWEGEDPGISHHGNYGGSGHVMSRSGGHDSAPGAGRGRGLTKAQSRKDFLISQNGIGKKGSDDIQLLHTDTLIKEVERIFGAGHPDPLEVEKAKKVLKEHEQALLDAISRLGELSDGESDERHFMHGQAMHRE, encoded by the exons ATGATTTACACCGTCTATTGCAAAGTTGGCCAATTAAATTTGTTAGTTAGATTATGGAATTACATCAATTTTGATTTTATGAG GATTCCAAGAGGTGGTGGTCGAATTACTGGAAATGGAAGATCTGCTGTCATTGGTTCTGTCCCCTACCCGAGAATGTACGGAGAAACAGATATGGAGGCCCAAATTCATCAACTTGAGCAAGAAGCATACAGCTCGGTTCTGAGAGCCTTTAAAGCTCAAGCTGATGCCATTACATGG GAGAAAGAAAGTTTGATAACCGAGTTAAGAAAAGAGTTACGGTTGTCCAATGAAGAACATAGAGAACTTCTTGCTAGAGTTAATAATGATGATGCCATCAGAAGAATAAG GGAGTGGAGGCAATCTGGTGGGCATCAATCTGGTATGCTTGGTGGTGGTCAATCTGTTCATGATCCAATACCCAGCCCCTCCATTTCAGCTTCACGGAAGAAACAGAAGATTGGCCCATCTTTACCTTCTCAATCCTTTGCTGGACCATCTCCTACTTTTCTTCCACCTGTGGTGACTGCTGCAAACCAGCCATTTTCATCCGCTGCCAAGAGAGGACCTATTGCGGGGCCGAAGGGGAAAAAACATAAATCT GGCCAAATGATGCCTGGTGCGTCTTCAATGAAGTACCCTACTCCTGGTCCTTCAGGAAGAGCCCAACTCGGTAATCGGTTTTCTGAACCTGCTGAGGCAGCATCATCTGATCCATTGGTTGGAAGGAAAGTGAGGACTAGATGGCCTGATGACAATAATTTTTATGAAGCAGTTATAACTGATTATAATCCAGCTGAG GGTAGACATGCTCTTGTTTATGACATGGGTACTGCAAATGAGACATGGGAATGGGTCAACCttgctgag ATTTCTCCTGAGGATATTCAGTGGGAGGGCGAAGACCCTGGAATTTCTCATCATGGAAATTATGGTGGATCAGGTCATGTCATGAGTAGATCTGGTGGACATGATAGTGCTCCAGGTGCAGGGAGAGGTAGGGGGTTGACTAAAGCCCAATCCAGAAAAGATTTTCTAATATCACAGAATGGCATAGGAAAGAAAGGATCTGATGATATTCAGTTACTTCATACTGATACACTGATCAAAGAG GTGGAGAGGATCTTTGGTGCTGGCCATCCAGATCCTCTCGAGGTTGAGAAGGCAAAGAAAGTGCTGAAG GAGCATGAACAAGCACTGCTAGATGCCATTTCAAGGCTTGGAGAGTTATCTGATGGTGAAAGTG ATGAACGTCATTTCATGCATGGACAAGCAATGCATCGGGAGTGA